The Aspergillus nidulans FGSC A4 chromosome VII nucleotide sequence TACTTTGGAGGATTAGACTTGGAGGTGATCTATACAATGGGATAGCGCACATACATAGGACAACTAACGTGGTGGAGGAATAGTGACGTTCCAAGTTATCTCAGATATATTCGAGCAAAATTCGGTAGACGAGCGCTATCTAGCATCAAGCACACAAACCCCAGATACCAATGCAAAATAATCGTGAGAAAAGACCGGTCACTTCCTCCTAACCTCAACAATCAATCTCAAAGCATATATCTCAATAATATTTCTTCCTTCTATATCCCTCCAGCGGTTTTCCATCCGTAACGAACGGACTAATGACCATCTTCTGCACCCTCATCTGCCTCTTCACAGCGAGCCCTTCGCACCCCCATTAAAACAGCCCACTCTTTGATTCTCACCCGATCACTAATCTTCGTCCTTGCACAGATCTTCGAATGCACTCCAAAATCCACGCCCTTCCCAATATACTATGTGCATTGACCTTGATATGCTGTAGGAGACTCTGGACTGTGAGTTTGTTCAGGAAACCAACTTGTCTAGGAAAGGGATTTAGTTGCAGACATTTGTGAGAGGGCATTAAGGTCCAGATAGTAGTAGTGAAAATGAAGAGAGAGATCCTTGAACTACCGTCTGAATGAGATTTGTTTTCTTATTTTTGCACTTCGTTCCGAGTAGGCTTGAAACAGGTTTATGACTACACTTGCGTCTTCGGAGGAAGGGAATGAGGCTGTGACTTCTTATGCGTTGTGATAGCAGTATTTGCAGTGTGATTTATTCTGAGTACGGGCCTGTGGGAAGATACGGTAGCCAATAGTCTTGCCTTGACTCATCTCATCCAGTTAAAATAGAGCATTTGGTGACGTGGTAGCTCTGTACTGGGAAATGGATACTGAGTGCAAGCAAAAGGGTTCTATAGATGCGCTACCTGCTAACACTCTCGAGTCACCTTGTTATGCAATCAAGGATACCCTAACACTGCCAACTGCAGACTCCAGTGCATGCCAATTACCCTACTCTATTCTAGTCCCATGATTGTTCATGGTGTTCCAATCCACACTGCGTTACTCTACAGTGTAAGTAGCCTTTAAAAGAATACTCTCTATAGTATGTACGGAGTAATGCTACCCCTTACGGAATTCACAAATTCCATATTTTCCGGCTCTCGGACTGCTTGCCTTGAGTATATAGCACTCCAGAGCGCAACTCATGCCGTATTCCGCCACCAGAAGTCATGCTCTAAACTTATCGCCCTGGGTTTTGTCTCTGTGCGTGGTAATACCCTATTACTACGGCACAGATTATCTACTCTAGCACACCTCATGGCAGCTCGGGGACAGCTTTCCATGCGTCGAAATTGTAAGCAACTTGGCTACTATTCAACTCCTTCCATACTTTACTTGACAAATCAAAAGCTGATGACGGCATGTTGATCCCCAGATCAATAGGACCTACCTTTCAAAAGATGGGTAACACAGTGCCCAGACACTTGTCACTGCCGAAGCTGGGCTAGTCAAATGTgtgtgttgctgctgttgttcaTATGCTGGAGCATCCCAAGATACATGCTTCCAAGGGTGCCTCTGAGCCCTTACAGAATCTACGGCTAGGCCTTGCTGGGAGGAGAGCGGGCTCTAGTGACCATCTACACGTCAGGCATATGACTTTTCGCTTCTAAAGCCAAGGGGCCTGGTCAAATACTTCACTCTCCACTCTTTTTTTCTGGGGATTGGCCCAGCCACGAATGCTATCTAGGACCCCTTGTATCAAGTACACGGTCCAGCGGTCTTGGTTTGCATAGCGGCCGGTAGTGTGAGCCTCTTGGCGAATTTTTTCTTCAATTCTACCAGCAGTACGCAATCAATATGCTCAGGGAGTAACCACGACCTCCCTAAAAGCACCCATACACAGTTCAGCAAGCCGAAATCGAAATGAATTTGCATGCACACGGACGATGTAGAATTATGACTGTCCTTTTCATCTATTCTCGCGGTGTATTCCTTGTCTAAGGAAAGCAAGTAGGAACTATGTTGGGTATTGTGTATCTAATAACATCAAGCTGACACGTAGACATCAGGTCTACATGCTCATAGCTCTATCAGGAAACCAAAGCTACGTCCAGCCCGCCAAAAGCAATaagcttttcttcggcgCCAGGGAGGCCTTTCTATAGGCTAGAAAATGCGCCGTCCTGATGCCAGACACGCTGGAATGATGCTGAAGGGGTCCCGTGAGTCATGATCTACATTATACATGCATGGCTGTGCTACTCTGGTAGCCTGCTGACCTGCAAACAACCAATCCCATTCTTCAACCAGCAGAATATAGACAATTTTCACCCTGGATttcccagctgcagcccctGAGCCCAAAATAATATCTCCGAGCCTGATGACTTGTACGAGCACCGCAAATCCCCCTAAATATCTTCAGCTTCCAACTACCTAAGCACATAAGACCCCGAATCACACTACAGGATGCATGTGCGGGCTCAGCTTCGAACCATAGGTGATCTCAGAAAGGCTAATTGTGGCCATCACAGTAGTTGCTACGACAGTGAGGACCGATAGCTACAGAGTTTTAGTATTTGCTGTTTATGCTCGTTTTTCCTTTCGTTGTATGTTGTCAGGTCCCTCTATTGCCAATTTAATCACTGAATCTGAAGTGTAACTAGCAGGCATTACCCAGCTGGCCCCTGGTTGCTATGCCGCCCTTGTCCGTCCTCCATCGTAGCTTTAGGTAGCCTTGACCATGGCTATAAGCGTAGGGGTAGACTTGGCTCGAGTACGCTCCATTCATACCCTCCGCATCTATACTTCTTAAGAATAATTTGGCGAAAGTAACGCGATATCAGACTCACTGCTTACCATAaagccttctcctgctttgAATATCGCGCTGTTCTGGGCCACTGTTCAGGAGCTCAAAAGCCTAGTCTGACAAATAAAGTGATATGTTTCCGTATAGGCAACTACTACGTCTACTAATACATTTGTAGCTTGATTCCTAACCTCAAGGAAGTTTTATCTCCAATGCGGGGATCCCAAACAAGGCGAATTGTGCATATAGGAAGGACAGCGCGTCGGGATTGCTTGCGCACCTGTTGGCGCCGAGACTGAGGGTAAGGATCTGCGAGCATGGGCATTGAACACTTTCCAGGCGGCCATAACAGGAAGGTCTGGGTAATATTGTTGGATCCAGCATTATTGCTTTTAAGATAATGGCCATTGGAACTCACTCAATAGTCTGTACCTGTTTACTGCTCGGGATGGGCATTGCTTTTTACATCTCTATAGATTGTATGAAGAGGCTAGTCATGGGTGACTTTTCTCCTCCTAGTGCTCTTACAATGCAATATACTAGAGGACACGAGTATTGCGTCCAGAGAACTTGCTAGACACTAGCCGTGATCataaggaagaagaaaatacGGACAGATCATCGAACAGATTCCAACGGAGGCAGTTAGAGTAGTCTTCAATCAATGCTCAGGGACCAGGAACCCCGCTTTATCCATAGCTTCTGAAATTTCGACTCTTGGAACAACCTGAATATTGAACATTATGTGCTTTCTCAGGCTGTCTTTGACTTCATGATTGACGAGTGAGATCGCGGAGTCCAGTTGCCTGGAAACTGCAGCCTCATTTGCAACTTGCAACATGTAAGTAGTCTATCCTTGACCTCTTGCGATCAACTACCCGCCGGAAATCTCGGTATTGTTGCTATAGGGTCCATTTCTAGCCCCACTCTGTAAATTTTATACTGGCCTGATCTGACCTAATTTCTTCAGCTGGACTGGGGCTTTCTGTGTTGAACCTGTGCTCCTGACAGCGTAATGTGACCTGGACAAGGCATGATTGTGTACCCTGATAATTCAATGACAGCAAGTAAAGGAGTGGGATTTATGTACCTGGATCAAATTTCAATGGTCTCCGCAACTTGGTATCTGAGAGGCGACTGGACACATCACCTGCACTCCGCTTTGTTGTACATGTTCTATGAGCGCATGTTTTTGCTCGGGGATTCCCGATCTTAATACCCTAGGGCGTTCTGCAATACGTACGATTCTATTCTTGTCCCAACCGCAAAGATATTCCTGAAGCCTGTCTCGATTAACAGAGAGGCGAGTTGTCCAAGGCCGCTGCTCCCTGCCTGCTCATGCTGGCTATAAGTACGGCCATCTACCCTTGTGAACTCTGATCTTCCTTCAATCCATTCCAACTCAACATCATTTCACATCTCTCAGTCTATCCTCACTAAAAGGAAATCACCAGCTACAAGTATCAACCTTCAAGATGAAgttttcctttcttctccccatCGCGCTATTCTTTGCTGCCGCTCACGCTGGGCacccagagccagaacctgTTGAATGTTCCGGTGTTGGCAGTGTAAGCAGTCCAATTCCTTCATTCATTCTTCCATATCCCTTTTGAGAAAATTCCATGGAAGTTAAGACGCCAATGTTACAAATCCAGATCACCGCCGCCGCTGATGAGAACGGCGATTACTACGAAATCTGCACGTGCCCCGAAGGTGTAAGTTCATTCTCATTCTATCCTTCCACAAGAAATGGCCAGATGGCCCTCGTACTATATGCACTCTGCTGAGGCCGGAAGCTGACGATTGAATGCATGAACATAGACTGAGAGAGCCCTGCTCTACACTCTGGTACGTTCCACTACTCTACAATCGCGCAGAGCAAGGTCTATCTTCGAGTTCGGATGCGCGTCCATAGTGTCGCACCTTGTCGCACTGCAGCAAGTGACTGACGGCGAACAACAATAATACAGGCCGGTCCCCCAGGCGGATATTTCTGTGCCCCGATCTAGTCTATCAGGCTCTTTTCCGCGGCAATGCTCTACTGCGGCTTTAGTTGAAGAACTAGGGGTATTGACACAGAGTTGAGGAAGCATTAACGTGCCTTTGGGGAAGCAGTGACTAGCTATACCTTTAGTGCAATGGGTTTCTCCTAGGCGACTTTTTGAATACCTAAAGTGCACGCTCTCCACGCTCTCCACGATCTATCTAGAACTTCTATCTCCGTCTTGTAGAGATACTGTACAGATTCCTAGAACTCAAATGCGCGTTCTCTGCGCAGGCACACTCCTCACATACTGGCCTTGAGTCAGCTACAAACACTCCCCTGATCTGCTTCATTGAGCATGCCGTCCGGACTTATTGACTATCTGCATGCAGCGCAACATATTGGCCGAATGTTTCCGACAGGTCGACTCAATGCTGCTAAAAATGAGAAGCCTAGCGTCAGGATTATAGGTATCGTGTCTCATTGGGTGGGCAGAAGGGCTGCTTACCAAGATATGTACTTAATAAGCAATGGCTAAGGGAACTGTACTACGGCTCCGCAGACAGGTTACAGGTCTAACCGAGCTGCAACCTGCGTTAACCACGTTAACCTGCCTGCTCCTGAAACCCTTCTGAATCGTCACATACAAATTTTGCGTGGGAAATTCACATTCAGCTCTTGGGGCGCCGCTCCTGGGATCTTGGCTTTAAGTTCTGTACTACGTACGCATAGCACTTGAAATCATATAAATACTTTTTGCTTGCCTAATCATGATATCTGATTGCCATTAGCCGCGGCCGCCTGCCAAACTGCGACGACGTACTGAGATAAACAGCTATCTCTTAAAACAACCGAAGTCTACGAATAATCGCTACCAGGTTGTTGCTTAGGTTAAGGTAAATTAAGAAGGCCATGCGAGGCAAAGAAGCAGGAGCCGGCAGGAGTTACTCACCCTAGCTATTGTGGCACTCACCCTAATCTCACCTGAGTCGCACGATCGTAAAGCGGCCTCACCCTGGTTCACAATGATTCTGttgatatatataatctCCTTGTGTCCAAAACAagcacatacgaccatagggtgtggaaaacagggcttcccgtccgctcagccgtacttaagccacacgccggctggttagtagtatggtgggtgaccacatgcgaataccagctgttgtatgttttttatttttttgtACTTCCTGCCTTTAGTCATTCACCTGAAGCCCTGAAGCCCTTTAATCTTCACCCACCTGGTTACCTAATTCGATATTGGACTTGCCAAGCCCGCCGCGCGAAATCCGCCCATCCTGTCCCAACCTGCCAAGAATCGGGACGGGTTATGCTTTCTGATAACCCGCTGGGTAAGTTCAATAACAAGCCTTCTCAGCGCTGATGAAGTAATTTGTGAACCAGGGAGATACAGCTGCTGAAGGGGTGTCAACTTATTTATGTACATGTTCACACGATTGTTTTTCAGATAGGTGGTTATTGGTTACCTTGTAGTACACCATTAGGTTTAGTTTGATCAGATTACAGGTAAGTTTTACCCTGATGGAGCCTGAGAATGTACTTGGTTCAGCCTGGAATGAACTTAAATAGAGCTGCGATTAATTCAGGTTCAGGTCCATCATCAGGAAGCTAAGTCAAACCACGCCGAGATCTAGGCGTCAGGTAGAATAGCAAGACATGTTGTTTTTACACCGAAGGAAGGAGTAAAGCTTATACTACTATTCGGTGGAATTAGACCAATACAACTTCAAGTATCTTTTTGCGAGTTATCATAAAATTCTGACCACCAAAAGTAAGAGCATACCCGGCGGCTATTCTCTGGAATAGTTGCGACAATTCAGTAACACTCAagttctctctctttctttatTCATGATATTACACATCTCTTCACGCCAATCACTACTTTTAATGCTTCTATAAAGAGTTGCACCAGTACTTTTCCGCATTGAGGCTTTGATACTCTTTTTCGTTTCAACTATGATCTATAAGTATCTTTAATAGTTTATTACCGAACAAGAGTCTAGATACTGCCTAACATTCAATTTACGAGCAGTTAATGAGAAGTAAGAGCTCTAGTCACGATGTTAATGAACAGGAATCCGCTTATGTGAAATCAAGCCATATGTGCTCGCATCCTGATTCTACAGCCAACCAAAACGACACCCGGTCCTTGAAAGCCAATCTACCACAAATTAACTACTTCAAATATCTCAGCGCGGAGAATTAGTAGGCCCGTTGGATTCCCTCCTTAGCatcacagcatcaacagTCTGAATACCTCTCCACAGTCCTgatggggaagaagaagagatggatgtGGATATTAGCAGGCTTAGCAATAGCCACCACCGTTGCCTGAATTCCACTACACGGAGGAATGGTGATGATCGCTGAAATATACTCTAGTCTTCTGTGAGTAGGATAGGGAGACGTATTGCAGGTGGTTGTTGGTCTTGCTGAGATCCGAGTCCAGGCGATAGTCCTGTCAGTCCGTTATCAGTACCTATACCTGCTGCGGACGACAAGGAAAACATACAAATACGAGAGTCAGTAATTCATTTAGCCTAACAATGAGGATCAATCATTGCTGAAGAAATGCTGAAGTTCTATGTTCAAACTGTGTCCAGGGACGCCGAGTGCGATTCTATTACCCAGTTCCAACCGACAAAACACTGTCACGCGTTGCTCGCAGGCAGGCTGAACAGTCACAACCATCTGATGAAAACAATCGCCTTTTATATGCTTCCTTTGATATGGTCATAAGCCCAGGTACCAATGGCAGCTGTTGGTCCACCACAAACAGGCTACAATAGCAGCAAAGGATGTCATTCCACTGTCACAGCTAGCACGACCTCTTGCCCATTTTTCCCGTGTGCATTGAAATGCTCAAGATAAGAAGAGGCATTGTATTGTTAAATCATTCAACCACTGGGAAGTGTCGTCGCCCAAACAGTTTCACTGCCAAGGTATACCAGACTCCACATCCCCAGTGTACAATTGTAGTGACCGGTCGCAGATCCCTGATGGTGGTAAGGTCTAGAGAGGATCAAGAACTAGAGGTCATAGTACACTGCTAGGTGATAAAAGATGCATCGATGGCCGCCGCTATGCTACATGCGTGTTAATGATATAGCTTAATCTGCTCTCCTTCACAGTGCAATCCCCAGCATTGTTTAGAGCAAGCTAGACAAAAGCCCTATTAATTTGACAGTGCCGTTTTAGCAGGTTAGGAGAGTGAAGCATATTTTCTGCTATACCATGATAGTGATTCGTTTAATCGAGTCATTGCGACCAACTCTACCATTTATATGTCCCTTAATTCCATTCTGACTAAACCAATCTCAAGCCGCGATGCCTACAGCAACATATATCAATGGCCACCACAGAGCCTTTGTGTGGCTTAACAAGGCTGAGCGACGCTCTGCCACTGCTATGCTACTTGTTTAGAGCAGTGCTGACGGCCGGCGTCGGAATAGAGGTGACAAATCAACTATCTCACCAGAGAACAAGGCTCTGTCTTCTTTCGTTGTCTTGTTAGCCCAGCTCCTGAGAGCTCTATAAAGGTAAAAAACAAATCCACCGAGACGGAAAATTATTGTAACTTTCAATTATTCTTTCCATTTGTATCAGCACTAATTAGAGCGAGAGGATATTGAGGCTCTCATTTCGCACTAAACTACTGTAAGATCACCACCTAGCCGGCCCTGGTTATGTGCAGGTGTGCAGCGGCTCGCCCGAATCATAAAACGTCTCTGTTTCGTCCCTCGAAAGCTAGCGCCAAATTCTTCTTTTCAAACATCCAAGCTTTGATTGTTTTACATCCACCTTCGCAGTAATGACGGCAGAAACTGCAGGAACTCTCACCTTACAGCATCCCTTCCAAAGAGCCAATCAGCTAAATCAAGACCTTGAACATGTCCAAGACTATCTACCAGGCCATCCTCGGATCAAACTCAGCAATGAGAGTGCTTGTACAAATTTATCAATCAGGAGCTTTGGGCAGACGACCTCGAGAAGATGGCAAGTAATCTCTGGTGGATGTCAAAACAAGATAGTGGCAATAATCCACCACTACATCGGCAGACAGTAAAGAACCGACAGATTAGATTATTGTCACAGAAGATCCTAGGCTCCATCTGATTTGGATCGATGACCGGATATTTCTCAAGCCACTCCCTCATTACCTGACATCCTATATATTTTGGCACGAATTTATGGACAATGAGCGCGAGCACAAAGATATCATGGAACTCAGAAAGGCCGCACTAAGATACCTGCAAACATATTTGCATCTGATACAACACGAGTTAGACCTTCGTATTGCACAGCATCCTGCCCTCTGTCTAGTCCAAAAGGAGGTAACTTGGACTCAGTTCTGCAATTTCCTGGCCGATCTCAACAGCTTCACTTATAACGACGTTTCGGGGCGGTACCATTGTAGCAAAGCATTACAAACACAAGAGCATTTAAAAGTACTTAAATAGAACAATGAACTAATTATCATGACAAAACCAGCAACCCGGAAACACCTAGAACAGATCCCCTCCGGGGTCACGCAGCATTTTCATCACCCTGAAGACAATCATCTGGTGGGTTAGCCCTAGGTATAGCCGTACTTTCAACGAAGTCTGCATAGTCTCAACCAGAAACTCCCAGGGAACTTGCAGTTGCTTTAGCGTAGTGAAACCGACATGTTTGTCTTACATCTTCAGAGTCCTTTTGATGGGTTGGGTGCATCCATTAAATTACGCGGCCGCTTGAGGCAATCATGTGATTAGGGTTAGAAAATAGACGTATGTCTTTGATTGGGACCTAGAGCGCCGTTAGTATGGTTCAGGACAAGTGCGCCTGCCAAGCCTCTATTAGCAGTCTACTGCAGCGAGAGCAGGTTGAATTGTGGGTGGTCAATTGGTATTCAAAATATGGGGTAAACCCAAACCGTCGAAAACGTTCAAACCTCAGCAGCATAAGGGTCTCTGTAGCTAGAATTTATGAAGGTTTCTATCAGTTCCCTTTGTCCTGAAAGTTAAACATGTTGAACGGGTAAATCTTGTAATATCGTAAGGCATAAGTAAACGCTGTTCATATAAGAATAGGGGCTTCTTAGAGTTAATGCGTATCTGGAAAGGAATAAAGACCTATTCAAAGTTGATTCAGCAAATAATGCATGATTTATAGTCTCTGGTTAGTGAAAAAAAATGGAAGTGAGAAGTATCTACCAAGTCAACATGGGTATATATGAGGTGGCCAGGGACTTTCCAAGGAGACATACTCAGACACCCAGAATGGCAATTCTTTCACGCAAATGCGAAGCGAGAGGCTTACTAGATAGGCTTGTCAAAACTACCAGCCCTACTATGCTCAGGGCAGTCCTAAAGAGTATTAGAGACCGTAGCGAGATCAGGTCTATCGCTATCTACATAGTAGCCTGCAAAATCATGTTACTAGGTTTCCCCTCAGCCGTACTAAATTTTATCATAGAATTGTGAGCGTCTCGGTAATTGGCAGTTTCGGCGGGCTCTCGGGACGAGAACCCTGCTCATCGCCATAGTTCAAGTGGGCCTTTAGTTTGTAATCATCAGGGACCCCCGCGAATTTTTTGATGGCCATCTCAATGGGTGGAATGGCGTTCATGTGTTGCAGATTGGCTCCGACTCCCTCAAGTTCCAAGGCAGTCCAGACAAGGATTTGGTGGATGCCCTGAGTATGCTCTCCCCATTCGCCAAACATATGCTCGGTTGCTTTGTGCGTCTCAGCAGCCTCTTTCGTCGTCCCACCGCGCTCCCAGAAGAGTACCTGCTTATCTTAAGTGGTCTGAGTGACAAGTGACAAAGAGGTAGCATACTGATCCATATGCAGCTTTATGGCCTTCGTAAAGGGGGCCCAACTTCTGCCAGAGATCCGGATTAATTGACTTGAGGATCGGTTCAGCCTCCCTGAGAATAATACTCCAGAGCTCCTTGTGCTTCTTCCCAAAAGCAAGCGAGATGCGAACTGGCTGAGTATTGTAAGACGAGGGAGCAAAGGAAAGCACCTTGGCGACAATCTCATGAACTCGTTCATCTGAGACCTTGGAGGTCCCCTCCAAGGCACGGACACTGCGACGGTAGGCGGCGGCTTCGAGCCACTGATCGGTGGTGATGGAGGGCATGGTGGGAGATTGATAGTAGGTGAGACTTGAGAAGCGTCTTGGAAGACTTAGATATCTTGTTGTACGCCAGAAAGACGCAAGGGTGTTTAATGAGCTGTACATAGTGATTCAAATTTCTATACTCCATCTATGCGATGCCGTAACCTTTATAAGCGTGAAGTAAGTGGCTGTGTATGGCCCCCGCCTGTCTTTTCGCGCCCATAGAAAGTCCGCTGCAACATCGTTTCCCCGGGCTGTGGTGATAAATTAGCACGGGAGAGACGTTACCCACTTTTTCAACAAGGACACTCAGATTAAGGTTGTTCCGCGATCTAGCATGCAtcagaagaggcagagacaCTTGGTCAATGGAGGAAGTACGGTCGTGTTTGGGGATTACCTTTTTACAATGTATACCATGACAGAGTACTCCGACATGCACTATATGTCATGCAATAGATTATGTTGTGGTATTGTTCTATACACTCCTTTAAAGTCACCCATAACAATTTCAAATGTACATGCTCAAAGTTTGTAGCGAGAAACTATTCTCGACCGATCTTCCATGAAAACCTCCCCCAGCCATCATTACGGACGGAGTCTCTGTCTCTTTAGCAACTAGACGAATCTGTTGGACCACTGTCTCGACATCCCTGCTCTTGATCGGCATACGATGATCGCCCGCCCACTCCAGCAGTGTGGCCTGTAGCGGGTCGCAGTATTTCCGAAGCATGTCTTGGTGATGCTCCAGGCCAGGGTCGTTTAGCCCATGGACATGCACTGTAGGCAGCCGCAACATGTGCTCGTCAGAGCCTATAgtgattgaggaagaagaaggatgcgtAAACGGTGTAGCGGCGTCGACCAGACCGTGTGGCAGGGGGAGGTCAGGCATGAGCCACACCAGAGGGCCCCGACCAGCAAAGAGAATCGCGAACCTGAAATGGGTAATTCCACACCTTTGCTGCCGGTAGAGAATGCTAGCTGCCACCTTTGCGCCCTGGCTGAAGCCCAACAGGCCAACCCAGTCGCCAGTAGCCCCCTTGGCGTCATcggcagccatggcgtgTGCAAGACTGGCGTCAATCGCTGTAACAACATCCCGGGATTTGAGGGTGTGAGACATGTTGTGATCGCAGAACCAGACTCTGAAAGGCCCATAGTCTCTGTAGACCGACGTTACATCTGGCCCGGGCTCTCTACTCGTGAATGGAGCCTGTGCATAGACGAGACGAAAAGAATGCGCAAGGCGTTTTTCGAGTACGCGGCACTGCATCTGGAAGATCACGGCATTTGTGCCTCCGCCGTGAAGGCAGAGAATGCGTGGTAGGTGGATCGTTTCTGCGTTGTTCATGTTGTTGAAATGCAGTACTAGTAAATGGTTTTCTGCTAATGTTCAGGGCCAGAGGAGGCCTGTTTAAACGTCTGATATCCTTCCTTTCGGGGGTGGTTACTCCATTAGGGCCAGCTGGAGTTATGATAGTCCGCCTTATTGACTGATGCTGGCGAGTATTCCTCGAGTCATGCTGCTTCATGACTCAGAGTATCTGGACGATATGACGATATGACGGGACAATGCTTGCTAGAGGTGGTGCATCATGATGCTCAACACCATACGATGTAATTGGGATATGTCTAGTCGGCTACCCAGAAACATACATATCAGAGATTAAGCCACATTGTACCTTCCGAGGGATGACTGATGTATTTAAAATGATCTCTTAcatccttctcttgcatATATAGAGCGAGCACATGCTTTACAATCTTGCCCTGTACTTCAGGACTGATGATAACTCAATACTATTGACATTCTCTATAATAATCAGCGCTCTGCGTAGAACCAAGGTACACTTCTAATGACGAAGAAGCCCCATCGCCTTCCAAGACGAGACATAAGACCGGACCACCTCAGCACTCACTGGGCCTTGGGCGGCCATGGTTTCCGAGTGCTCCCTTGAATGTTGCGTGTCAAGTACGATCCCACCGCAAGCCATGCGTTCAAAATGACTCTCAAGAAATCCCAGCCCCATGGATGCCGGGTTTTGCGCTGGCGGCAGAGATGATTGACGAACTCGCTGGATCCACTCCCTAAAGGGAACGATGCCGTGGGGTGGGATGTCCAGAGATGCCGCCAGAACCGTCACCATTTCCTTCCACAACTGACCAACAGGGTTATCGACGTGATAGACCGGATAGACCTCTCCTGAGCCTTTGCTGCCGCTGATACTGAGCAAATCCACCATGATGCTAGCGGCTTTGTCCACCGGCAGCCAATGTAGCACGCCTTGCAGATCGGGAAACACTTTCAGTGCATGAGCACTCTTCACAACAAAAGGAAAGTGCTCGACAGGATTCCAGAAGCCACTTGCAGTTGATCCAGATATCTGGCCAGGCCGGGCCACCATTGCCTGAAAAAGCTGCGGGTGGCGGCGCAGCGTGTCGGTCAACATGCGCTCGCACGTCCATTTGGCCTCGTTATAGCCGCCGGGTATCGTCGCGGCAAATGCCACGGGCTGTTCGAGGACGGGCGACTCGTTCGAAAGCCCCGTTACGCCGATTGAAGAGACAAACTGGAATCCGATCCTGCGGGGCTCATCTCCTAGGGCCATATCGCGCGCCAGATCCAACATGTTCCGCATTACCTGGAGCTGGGGCTCGAAAGCTTTGAGCGGCCGTGTAGCGCTCATGGGCCACGCGTTGTGGATAATGTGCGTTCCGTGCTGGGCCAGCCAGTTGTACTCCTTTTTCGAGAGACCGAGCTGGGCCTTTGAAGTGTCAGTCCCATATACCTGCAGTTTTTCGCGGGCAGCCGGCGACAGTTTTATGCTTCTGGAAGATAGAGCCTCTTCTTGTCGGCTGTCGGGGGGCGTATCCTTGACCGGACGGTTGATGCAAACGACACCTGAGACATCGGGGCGCTCGGCGAGGGCTTGAACAAGGTGCGATCCCAGGCTGCCAGATGCACCTGTCACAATC carries:
- a CDS encoding uncharacterized protein (transcript_id=CADANIAT00008697); its protein translation is MKFSFLLPIALFFAAAHAGHPEPEPVECSGVGSITAAADENGDYYEICTCPEGTERALLYTLSKVYLRVRMRVHSVAPCRTAASD
- a CDS encoding nitroreductase family protein (transcript_id=CADANIAT00008698), translated to MPSITTDQWLEAAAYRRSVRALEGTSKVSDERVHEIVAKVLSFAPSSYNTQPVRISLAFGKKHKELWSIILREAEPILKSINPDLWQKLGPLYEGHKAAYGSVLFWERGGTTKEAAETHKATEHMFGEWGEHTQGIHQILVWTALELEGVGANLQHMNAIPPIEMAIKKFAGVPDDYKLKAHLNYGDEQGSRPESPPKLPITETLTIL
- a CDS encoding uncharacterized protein (transcript_id=CADANIAT00008699), with the translated sequence MNNAETIHLPRILCLHGGGTNAVIFQMQCRVLEKRLAHSFRLVYAQAPFTSREPGPDVTSVYRDYGPFRVWFCDHNMSHTLKSRDVVTAIDASLAHAMAADDAKGATGDWVGLLGFSQGAKVAASILYRQQRCGITHFRFAILFAGRGPLVWLMPDLPLPHGLVDAATPFTHPSSSSITIGSDEHMLRLPTVHVHGLNDPGLEHHQDMLRKYCDPLQATLLEWAGDHRMPIKSRDVETVVQQIRLVAKETETPSVMMAGGGFHGRSVENSFSLQTLSMYI